In Actinoplanes sp. NBC_00393, a single genomic region encodes these proteins:
- a CDS encoding LacI family DNA-binding transcriptional regulator: MSKRVTLAQVAKSAGVSVMTASYTYNQPGRVSEQARSRVLAAAADLGYPGPDPSARSLRRGSTQTLGVVLGEHLTYAFDDPQAVTFLAGVAEVCADQGYGMTILPISGAPDDVSRITSAAVDGFIVWTTSDEDPVLAAVQAMKRPAVIHGGPEVPGLELVTIDNRAAAREIGAVVFAGARRPAIVSQPLSRSRISTITRGADIADALFPVTRDRLAGYRDAATDAGIAWADVTVAVCARNDLAEAERMTAALLASATPPDAIAAMSDQQAAGVIRAVRAAGLTIPQDVAVTGWDDAAVAASLGLTTVAQSLREQGAACALAALGSEPGSHQKSWAIVRRDSTRR, encoded by the coding sequence ATGTCGAAACGGGTGACCCTCGCACAGGTGGCCAAGTCGGCCGGGGTGTCGGTGATGACCGCCTCGTACACCTACAACCAGCCCGGCCGGGTCTCCGAGCAGGCGCGCAGCAGGGTGCTCGCCGCCGCCGCCGACCTCGGCTACCCGGGACCCGACCCGAGCGCCCGCTCCCTGCGCCGCGGCAGCACGCAGACGCTCGGCGTGGTGCTGGGCGAGCACCTCACATACGCCTTCGACGACCCGCAGGCCGTCACCTTCCTGGCCGGCGTCGCCGAGGTCTGCGCCGACCAGGGCTACGGCATGACCATCCTGCCGATCTCCGGCGCCCCCGACGACGTCTCCCGGATCACCAGCGCGGCCGTAGACGGGTTCATCGTCTGGACCACCTCCGACGAGGATCCGGTCCTCGCCGCCGTCCAGGCCATGAAGCGGCCTGCGGTCATCCACGGCGGCCCCGAAGTCCCCGGCCTGGAACTCGTCACCATCGACAACCGGGCCGCCGCCCGCGAGATCGGCGCGGTCGTCTTCGCCGGCGCCCGCCGCCCGGCGATCGTGAGCCAGCCGCTGTCCCGCTCGCGGATCAGCACCATCACCCGCGGCGCCGACATCGCGGACGCGCTGTTCCCGGTGACCCGCGACCGGCTGGCGGGTTACCGGGACGCCGCCACGGACGCCGGAATCGCCTGGGCGGACGTGACCGTCGCGGTGTGCGCGCGCAACGATCTCGCCGAGGCCGAACGCATGACCGCCGCCTTGCTCGCCTCCGCCACACCGCCCGACGCGATCGCCGCGATGAGCGACCAGCAGGCCGCCGGCGTGATCCGCGCGGTCCGCGCTGCCGGGCTGACCATCCCTCAGGACGTCGCGGTCACCGGATGGGACGACGCCGCGGTGGCCGCGTCGCTCGGGCTGACCACGGTCGCCCAATCACTGCGCGAGCAGGGCGCGGCCTGCGCTTTGGCTGCGCTCGGCAGCGAGCCGGGCTCGCATCAGAAATCATGGGCGATCGTACGCAGGGACAGCACCCGCCGCTGA
- a CDS encoding AAA family ATPase, with product MLSPAHVNGFAQVAAQLADRIGEVVLGKPEVVQLALTALFAQGHVLLEDVPGVGKTTLARALAASVRGQWRRIQFTPDLLPSDVSGVTIFNQASRGFEFHPGPVFANIVIADEINRASPKTQSALLEVMEERRVTVDGVPHPVPQPFLVVATQNPVEMDGTYRLPEAQLDRFLVKLSVGYPDEEVEIEVLRGAAGRSADALEPVTDTDTIGEMVRMAHGVHIADPLYAYAVRLAAATRNHPQVRVGVSPRGVIALTRAASAYALIHGRGYVLPEDFKDLITPVFAHRVLLSADAQLRGVTAVEVLADAVRAVPVPLPDQRVPAAP from the coding sequence GTGCTGAGCCCCGCCCATGTCAACGGATTCGCCCAGGTAGCCGCACAACTCGCCGACCGGATCGGCGAAGTCGTACTCGGCAAACCCGAGGTGGTCCAGCTCGCCCTCACCGCGCTGTTCGCCCAAGGCCACGTGCTGCTCGAGGACGTGCCCGGCGTCGGCAAGACCACGCTGGCCCGGGCGCTCGCCGCGTCGGTGCGCGGGCAGTGGCGGCGCATCCAGTTCACGCCCGACCTGCTGCCGTCCGACGTCTCCGGGGTGACGATCTTCAACCAGGCCAGTCGCGGGTTCGAGTTTCATCCGGGGCCGGTCTTCGCCAACATCGTGATCGCCGACGAGATCAACCGGGCGTCGCCGAAAACGCAGTCGGCGCTGCTCGAGGTCATGGAGGAGCGGCGGGTTACGGTCGACGGGGTGCCGCATCCGGTGCCGCAGCCGTTTCTTGTGGTCGCGACGCAGAACCCGGTCGAGATGGACGGGACCTACCGGCTGCCGGAGGCGCAACTCGACCGCTTTCTGGTGAAGCTGTCCGTCGGCTATCCCGACGAAGAGGTGGAGATCGAGGTGCTGCGGGGCGCGGCCGGGCGGTCGGCGGACGCTCTGGAGCCGGTCACCGACACCGACACCATCGGGGAGATGGTGCGGATGGCGCACGGTGTGCACATTGCTGACCCCCTTTATGCGTACGCCGTACGCCTCGCCGCGGCGACCCGCAACCATCCCCAGGTGCGGGTGGGGGTCAGCCCTCGCGGGGTGATCGCGCTGACCCGGGCGGCCAGTGCCTACGCGCTGATCCACGGGCGGGGCTATGTGCTGCCGGAGGACTTCAAGGACCTGATCACGCCGGTGTTCGCGCACCGGGTGCTGCTGTCGGCAGACGCCCAGCTGCGCGGGGTCACGGCCGTCGAGGTCCTTGCCGACGCGGTGCGGGCGGTGCCCGTACCGTTGCCCGACCAGCGCGTCCCCGCCGCACCGTGA
- a CDS encoding MFS transporter, with product MSDFIRDRLTWIAYLLVAWFAYLQAAPGLVIPHLREELDLSYSTAGLHVTAFAAGSMLAGLVSPWLERALGRRTVLWSAVAVLSAAAIALTAGRTATVTVASVLIMGIGGGVVLTTVQAALADHHGVRRAVALAEANVAASVAYVILIGLLTLTASLHIGWRIAVLASLIVPALTWWGNRRLAIDAAPVSGAAQGRLPGVFWIAAAMLFCTTAAEWCISAWGATFVQEAAGVAADTAVLLMAGFYGGVLVGRVVGSRLARRRDPAQLLGAALAIAAAGFAVLWPSTGAAQAVVGLSLLGIGLGNLFPMALSVLVGLVPEQAVLASGRAVTISAFAVVLLPLTVGALADATSLKAALTVVPVILALAAVALVLVRRPAYSRSRL from the coding sequence ATGAGCGACTTCATCCGTGACCGGCTCACCTGGATCGCTTACCTGCTGGTCGCCTGGTTTGCGTATCTGCAGGCGGCACCCGGTCTGGTGATCCCTCATCTGCGCGAGGAGCTCGACCTGAGCTATTCGACCGCGGGGCTGCACGTCACCGCGTTCGCGGCCGGCAGCATGCTCGCGGGGCTGGTCTCGCCGTGGCTGGAACGGGCGCTCGGGCGGCGTACCGTGCTCTGGTCTGCTGTTGCCGTGTTGAGTGCGGCCGCGATCGCTCTGACGGCCGGGCGCACCGCGACCGTGACCGTCGCCTCGGTGCTGATCATGGGCATCGGTGGTGGGGTGGTGCTCACGACCGTGCAGGCGGCCCTCGCCGACCATCACGGTGTGCGCCGCGCCGTCGCGCTGGCCGAGGCGAACGTGGCGGCGAGCGTCGCCTACGTCATCCTGATCGGACTGCTGACGCTGACCGCGAGCCTGCACATCGGCTGGCGGATCGCGGTGCTGGCGTCGCTCATCGTGCCTGCGCTGACCTGGTGGGGCAACCGTCGGCTGGCCATCGATGCGGCGCCGGTGTCCGGGGCGGCGCAGGGCCGCCTGCCCGGTGTGTTCTGGATCGCGGCGGCGATGCTGTTCTGCACCACTGCGGCCGAGTGGTGCATCTCGGCGTGGGGCGCGACCTTCGTCCAGGAGGCGGCCGGTGTCGCGGCCGATACCGCGGTCCTGCTGATGGCCGGCTTCTACGGCGGTGTGCTGGTGGGGCGGGTGGTGGGCAGCCGGCTCGCCCGCCGCCGTGACCCGGCGCAGCTGCTCGGCGCCGCCCTGGCGATCGCGGCCGCCGGGTTCGCCGTGCTGTGGCCGTCGACCGGGGCGGCGCAGGCGGTTGTCGGGCTGTCGCTGCTCGGGATCGGGCTGGGCAACCTGTTCCCGATGGCGTTGTCCGTGCTGGTCGGACTCGTGCCGGAGCAGGCGGTGCTGGCCAGCGGGCGGGCGGTGACGATCAGCGCGTTCGCGGTGGTGCTGCTGCCGCTCACGGTCGGTGCGCTGGCCGATGCGACGTCGCTGAAGGCGGCGCTCACCGTGGTGCCGGTCATTCTGGCGCTCGCTGCGGTGGCGCTCGTGCTGGTGCGCAGGCCCGCCTACTCGCGCAGCCGGCTGTAA
- a CDS encoding MFS transporter: MVTIEAGALRRARWAVLAAFFANGAAFATWAPRIPAVQEALSLDATMLGLALTGGALGGVLFTLPGGIIVDRLGSRRALLVAIASLSLLLVLPGLAPGWWFLLAAMLVLGAVDSLMDVAMNAHGVLLEQREGRSLLSGFHASWSIGAVLGGLAGAAAAAAGIPVWAHLLAAGALLGTATLLAGRGLLDQRESPHAGAAGSNAASNNAASNSAASNSAACNSAASNSAASNTAASNSAASNDAARSSAASNSAARNSFDNSAADDSAASNIAGREKSTSRIARPTPILVVAGLLVLAAAFIEDVPLSWSAVYFSTGLGASAGVAGLGFVAFSFFMAAGRIVGDRVTDRFGTPRVLLGGGLLIATGFAAGLAINQPLAAIAGFALVGLGASPIFPAAFSVAGRSAGGASGIAFVSMVSRFGFLTAPLLVGILADATDFRYALGVVVLAGAVVAVLSRKLRRELPAGDPSAAGAVPAYDRP; this comes from the coding sequence ATGGTGACGATCGAGGCTGGGGCTCTGCGACGGGCGCGGTGGGCGGTGCTGGCCGCGTTCTTTGCGAACGGGGCGGCGTTCGCGACCTGGGCGCCGCGGATTCCGGCTGTGCAGGAGGCGCTCTCGCTGGACGCCACCATGCTGGGTCTCGCGCTGACCGGTGGTGCGCTCGGCGGGGTTCTGTTCACGCTGCCCGGTGGGATCATCGTGGACCGGCTGGGCAGCCGCCGGGCGTTGCTGGTGGCGATCGCTTCTCTCAGTCTGCTGCTGGTACTGCCGGGTCTGGCCCCCGGCTGGTGGTTTCTGCTGGCGGCCATGCTGGTGCTCGGCGCGGTCGACTCGCTGATGGACGTGGCGATGAACGCGCACGGTGTCCTGCTGGAACAGCGTGAAGGGCGTTCGCTGCTCAGCGGGTTCCACGCCTCCTGGAGCATCGGTGCCGTGCTCGGCGGCCTCGCCGGGGCGGCCGCCGCAGCCGCCGGCATACCGGTGTGGGCGCATCTGCTGGCGGCCGGTGCACTGCTCGGGACGGCCACCTTGCTTGCCGGTCGCGGTCTGCTCGACCAGCGCGAGTCTCCACACGCGGGCGCCGCCGGCAGCAACGCAGCCAGCAACAATGCAGCCAGCAACAGCGCGGCGAGCAACAGCGCGGCGTGCAACAGCGCGGCGAGCAACAGTGCGGCGAGCAACACTGCGGCGAGCAACAGCGCGGCGAGCAACGACGCGGCCCGCAGCAGCGCGGCGAGCAACAGCGCGGCCCGCAACAGTTTCGACAACAGCGCGGCTGACGACAGTGCAGCCAGCAACATCGCCGGCAGGGAGAAGAGCACGTCGCGGATCGCCCGGCCCACGCCGATTCTGGTGGTTGCCGGCCTTCTCGTGCTTGCCGCCGCGTTCATCGAGGACGTGCCGCTGTCCTGGAGCGCGGTCTACTTCTCCACCGGCCTCGGCGCCAGCGCCGGTGTCGCTGGGCTGGGCTTCGTGGCGTTCTCGTTCTTCATGGCGGCCGGCCGCATCGTCGGTGACCGGGTCACCGACCGGTTCGGTACGCCGCGCGTCCTGCTCGGCGGGGGACTGCTGATCGCGACCGGGTTCGCGGCCGGCCTTGCGATCAACCAACCGCTGGCGGCGATCGCCGGGTTTGCGCTGGTCGGGCTGGGGGCGAGCCCGATCTTTCCGGCGGCGTTCAGCGTGGCCGGGCGGTCGGCGGGCGGCGCCTCCGGGATCGCGTTCGTCTCGATGGTGTCGCGGTTCGGGTTTCTCACCGCGCCGCTGCTGGTGGGCATCCTGGCGGACGCCACCGATTTTCGGTACGCGCTGGGCGTCGTAGTGCTCGCCGGGGCGGTCGTGGCCGTTCTGTCGCGAAAGCTGCGGCGGGAACTGCCGGCCGGGGATCCGTCAGCGGCGGGTGCTGTCCCTGCGTACGATCGCCCATGA
- a CDS encoding DUF58 domain-containing protein: MTARGIALLAAAVLLLAAGFRYGYPDLALLGAAAGLAVAAALAFAAWRPRLGVSRTAEPERVARGDPAAITLTVRNSSRVRAATLVAVDRCGPASVPVPLLRLRPGRDTTTTYPVPTHRRGLVPVGPLGVTRRDPLGLVRVSRSYGGTVTVRVHPRIHPLRAVPAGMTRSLDGRADRVPHGSITFDALREYVPGDELRRVHWRSSAKVGELMVREQVDTAEPTLVVLLDDRSEAHTPDSFEHACEAAASVITAAVREALPVSLHLVSSAATGPFLDVLTEVDLRDGDLSAVLRRMRSQRLGDTLIFLTGPAGRADLGAVSGLHGTYPVVVAALFDDRDAATEPAAGLIIIEAADGAEFASAWDSVRGW; the protein is encoded by the coding sequence GTGACCGCCCGCGGCATCGCCCTGCTGGCCGCCGCCGTGCTGCTGCTCGCCGCCGGCTTCCGGTACGGCTACCCCGACCTCGCCCTCCTCGGCGCCGCCGCCGGCCTCGCGGTGGCCGCCGCGCTCGCCTTCGCCGCCTGGCGCCCGCGCCTCGGGGTGTCCCGGACCGCCGAACCGGAGCGGGTGGCCCGCGGTGACCCGGCCGCGATCACCCTCACCGTCCGCAACAGCAGTCGGGTACGGGCGGCCACGCTCGTCGCCGTCGACCGCTGCGGGCCGGCGTCCGTTCCGGTGCCGTTGCTGCGGTTGCGGCCGGGCCGGGATACCACCACGACCTATCCGGTGCCCACCCATCGGCGCGGGCTGGTGCCGGTGGGGCCGCTCGGGGTCACTCGTCGTGATCCGCTCGGCCTGGTCCGGGTCTCCCGGTCCTACGGCGGGACCGTCACGGTGCGCGTGCATCCCCGGATCCATCCGCTGCGGGCCGTGCCTGCGGGGATGACCCGCAGCCTGGACGGGCGGGCTGACCGGGTGCCGCACGGGAGCATCACGTTCGACGCGCTGCGCGAATACGTGCCGGGCGACGAACTGCGGCGGGTCCATTGGCGCAGCAGCGCCAAAGTGGGTGAGCTGATGGTCCGCGAACAGGTCGACACGGCCGAGCCCACGCTGGTGGTGCTGCTCGATGATCGCTCAGAGGCGCACACGCCGGACTCTTTCGAGCACGCCTGCGAGGCCGCGGCCTCGGTGATCACGGCGGCCGTGCGGGAGGCGTTGCCGGTAAGCCTGCACCTGGTGTCTTCAGCAGCGACCGGCCCGTTCCTTGACGTGCTCACCGAGGTCGACCTACGCGATGGCGACCTCAGCGCGGTCCTACGCCGGATGCGATCGCAGCGGCTCGGCGACACCCTGATCTTCCTCACCGGGCCGGCCGGGCGGGCCGACCTCGGCGCGGTCAGCGGCCTGCACGGCACGTACCCGGTGGTTGTCGCCGCCCTCTTCGACGACCGCGACGCGGCCACCGAGCCCGCCGCCGGCCTGATCATCATCGAAGCCGCTGACGGCGCCGAGTTCGCCTCCGCTTGGGACAGCGTGCGCGGATGGTGA
- a CDS encoding fibronectin type III domain-containing protein — MTGCDEGITVVSSSDASKTRRGHLVTMGVVVVLAAALGLTVRGLGSADEALASFDAASWVWSRERGEVARVNGVTAKVDTRVDVGPARGHGVQVSQSDRYVILRDVDTGAIATMDLADLQAFWHGQSEPGVGISVALHDDSAFVIDAVQGRVQQVDPASLQPVGEPLQFPPGITGGVFDGAGRLWIASPSEGTVTEIAPGETAPSRERTEAVAEPSHDLAVTGLAGGVAVLDRTTNELTRIGAGKTTTELPLSGPGVLSPHTDGDTVAVTVPADRRVYAVDERGVRTDVVVPGEGPELRPAVAWEGFLYVADGDVVHVFDADGKAREAIRIPQPGGDLELEVRENHLFINAPGAATARVVDDAHRVQVVDKYADDVLGGDAPPVVPPAPPERKRKPPKPAVAEPGAPRNVRASAGNAEARVTWQAAAANGAAISKYVVAGAGRTFQVGADQRSLVVTGLANGETYRFRVHAVNRKGDGPGRSSNAVRPTAEVPDPPGAPVAVAKPDGTVTINWAAADGQGRKIKRYTVTAVAEGGATPLGEVTGTSLTVPGLDYGRQYAFTVVAVNDRGAGSKASAVSNSVVPFTKPGRPEGVQAATVGDRAGAVKVAWGVAADNGRPISRYVVTAGGKDTDVTGGTAVTLTGMGNGQNIAVRVVAVNEAGESEPVSASARTVAVPTVTVTRVTPTFNAATVTFAVNPGGGAAACALTVSGGGKGATGSCTGLKASGLKPSTKYTFTVSARNAAGTATKAASGTTAALYGTATCVNGDSGEQKTYCDKDVDGRNGNEIFEIAQQVNGRQAGWAKPGTRLKAYCKKAGEEVYAFVYNKNKRSTWWIQVEYKGKNYIPWAWLNLDGGDDLKDLPTC; from the coding sequence CTGACCGGCTGTGACGAGGGGATCACGGTGGTGAGCAGTTCCGACGCCTCCAAGACGCGCCGTGGTCACCTGGTCACGATGGGTGTCGTGGTGGTGTTGGCAGCTGCGCTCGGGCTGACCGTGCGCGGGCTGGGGTCCGCCGACGAGGCACTGGCCAGCTTCGACGCCGCGTCGTGGGTGTGGAGCCGGGAGCGCGGCGAGGTGGCCCGGGTCAACGGGGTCACCGCCAAGGTCGACACCCGGGTCGACGTGGGGCCGGCGCGCGGGCACGGGGTGCAGGTCAGTCAGAGCGACCGGTACGTGATCCTGCGCGACGTGGACACCGGCGCGATCGCGACCATGGATCTCGCTGACCTGCAGGCGTTCTGGCACGGCCAGTCCGAGCCGGGCGTGGGGATCAGTGTGGCGCTGCACGACGACTCGGCGTTCGTGATCGATGCGGTGCAGGGGCGGGTGCAGCAGGTCGATCCGGCGTCGTTGCAGCCGGTGGGGGAGCCACTGCAGTTCCCGCCGGGCATCACCGGCGGGGTTTTCGACGGCGCCGGGCGGCTCTGGATCGCGTCGCCGAGCGAGGGCACGGTCACCGAGATCGCGCCGGGGGAGACCGCGCCGAGTCGCGAGCGCACCGAGGCGGTCGCCGAGCCCAGCCACGACCTGGCCGTCACCGGGCTGGCCGGCGGGGTGGCGGTGCTCGACCGCACGACCAACGAGCTGACCCGGATCGGTGCCGGCAAAACCACCACTGAGCTGCCGCTTTCCGGGCCGGGCGTGCTGTCGCCGCACACCGACGGCGACACGGTCGCGGTCACTGTGCCGGCCGACCGACGGGTCTATGCGGTGGACGAGCGCGGCGTGCGTACCGATGTGGTTGTGCCTGGTGAAGGCCCCGAATTGAGGCCCGCCGTGGCCTGGGAGGGCTTTCTCTATGTCGCCGATGGCGACGTGGTCCACGTTTTCGACGCGGACGGCAAAGCTCGCGAGGCCATCCGCATTCCGCAGCCGGGCGGCGATCTGGAACTCGAGGTACGCGAGAACCACCTCTTCATCAACGCTCCGGGAGCTGCCACCGCCCGCGTCGTCGACGACGCGCACCGGGTGCAGGTGGTCGACAAATACGCCGACGACGTCCTCGGCGGTGACGCGCCCCCGGTCGTCCCGCCCGCGCCGCCGGAACGCAAGCGCAAACCGCCGAAACCGGCCGTCGCCGAGCCGGGCGCGCCCCGCAACGTGCGCGCGTCCGCGGGCAACGCCGAGGCGCGGGTGACCTGGCAGGCTGCCGCCGCCAACGGCGCTGCGATCAGCAAGTACGTGGTCGCCGGCGCCGGGCGCACCTTTCAGGTGGGGGCGGACCAGCGGTCCCTGGTCGTCACCGGGCTGGCCAACGGCGAGACGTACCGGTTCCGGGTGCACGCGGTGAACCGGAAGGGTGACGGGCCGGGGCGCAGCAGCAACGCGGTCCGCCCCACCGCTGAGGTCCCGGATCCGCCCGGTGCGCCGGTGGCCGTGGCGAAACCGGACGGCACCGTCACGATCAACTGGGCGGCGGCTGACGGGCAGGGACGCAAGATCAAGCGGTACACGGTTACCGCGGTCGCTGAGGGAGGGGCCACGCCGCTCGGCGAGGTCACCGGCACCTCGCTCACTGTGCCGGGGCTCGACTACGGCCGGCAGTACGCGTTCACCGTGGTGGCGGTGAACGACCGGGGTGCGGGGTCGAAGGCGTCGGCGGTCAGCAACAGCGTCGTGCCGTTCACGAAGCCGGGGCGGCCGGAGGGCGTCCAGGCTGCGACGGTTGGCGACCGGGCCGGGGCGGTCAAGGTCGCGTGGGGTGTGGCGGCGGACAACGGGCGGCCGATCAGCAGATACGTGGTGACGGCCGGTGGCAAGGACACCGACGTCACCGGTGGCACGGCGGTCACGCTCACCGGGATGGGCAACGGGCAGAACATCGCGGTGCGGGTCGTGGCGGTCAACGAGGCCGGCGAGAGTGAGCCGGTGAGCGCGTCCGCGCGTACGGTGGCGGTCCCCACGGTCACTGTCACCCGGGTGACGCCGACGTTCAACGCGGCGACGGTCACGTTCGCCGTGAACCCCGGCGGAGGCGCCGCGGCCTGCGCGCTGACCGTCTCCGGCGGTGGCAAGGGCGCCACCGGCAGCTGTACCGGACTGAAAGCCAGTGGGCTCAAGCCGAGCACGAAGTACACGTTCACGGTCAGCGCGCGCAACGCCGCCGGGACCGCCACGAAGGCAGCCTCGGGCACGACGGCCGCCCTGTACGGCACGGCTACCTGCGTCAACGGGGACAGCGGGGAGCAGAAGACGTACTGCGACAAAGACGTCGACGGGCGCAACGGCAACGAGATCTTCGAGATCGCCCAGCAGGTCAACGGCCGGCAGGCGGGCTGGGCGAAACCGGGGACGCGGCTCAAGGCGTACTGCAAGAAGGCCGGCGAAGAGGTGTACGCCTTCGTCTACAACAAGAACAAGCGCAGCACGTGGTGGATCCAGGTCGAGTACAAGGGGAAGAACTACATTCCCTGGGCCTGGCTCAACCTCGACGGCGGCGACGACCTGAAGGACCTGCCCACGTGCTGA
- a CDS encoding DUF3488 and transglutaminase-like domain-containing protein — protein sequence MTRWLRAATVPVALAGMLTLAGAVLGRIYSDDLLLQLTAGAAAASVATGVMARRLPSWTAAPISALLLAGYTILAVHLAAPAGITAAVFRDAVANGIPRLLTALIPVESTPDTVVAPVVAVWLTGLTAMEIVVRGERVLLGCLPPAVLYAAALYVVGPNAGPATGFSLAFAGLVAAALIGGAPASPPASAGLPARVRAHALITAAAGMAAMLALVVVAGPWVSRQVAAIPADPRRYVEPPRVDNLDEGPLNRISGWALTPDQPLLEFRPAPASGSSPSRPAVGSPSDRTAGGGLSDPTSAGDLSERLAADSAQSDGEQVRLRLAVLPDYDGVTWRVGGLYRNAGRVLPDQPALPGATFTDAGQEITVTGLTGRLLPAIPAPVTVSGARVAYDAGTGTLIRPEGLTSGLRYTATSRVQTPDLNLLPIAEAPSGDAVARYLTVGAGVPAPIQRLAEHLADGNGGAYDRAVAIEEFIAEHYRAVADAPSGHAYPNLTHFLFGRAEQGGRAGTSEQFAAAYALLARLTGLPSRIVVGFAAPAAGGAVTGGDALAWPEVLFDGLGWVAFDPMPKSDEARPVEEDFALQPTTPPPTPSDPPTASETPSAEGSSTPVALPAGKGSPALAVAGGAGGSALVVAVTGALAVVRMRQIRRRRRLFTGDPGDRITGAWLELTDALRLAGRPLPAHLSATEAAEFAAALPSPAHRGALLRRAAPLWLRNAGRSATADPPAANSEGEPAGQGGSEPVGHGEGVPVAGAGVLTVTEDREFEEVREPLPPLDGLVAAVNVAGFAPGRADPAQVDGATTEVLAFCAALRRRRPWWARLWWSVRPGPLRWHR from the coding sequence ATGACCCGGTGGTTGCGAGCCGCGACGGTGCCGGTTGCCCTGGCCGGAATGCTTACGCTAGCCGGTGCCGTGCTCGGGCGGATCTACTCGGATGACCTGCTTCTCCAGCTCACCGCGGGCGCCGCGGCGGCCTCGGTCGCCACCGGCGTCATGGCGCGCCGACTGCCGTCGTGGACCGCGGCGCCGATCTCCGCGCTGCTGCTCGCCGGGTACACCATCCTCGCCGTGCACCTCGCGGCACCCGCCGGGATCACCGCAGCCGTGTTTCGCGACGCCGTCGCCAACGGCATCCCACGCCTGCTCACCGCGCTGATCCCGGTCGAATCCACGCCGGACACCGTGGTGGCGCCGGTCGTCGCTGTCTGGCTGACCGGGCTTACGGCGATGGAGATCGTTGTGCGCGGAGAGCGGGTCCTGCTCGGCTGCCTTCCGCCGGCAGTGCTCTATGCGGCCGCCCTCTACGTGGTCGGGCCGAATGCTGGGCCGGCGACCGGGTTCAGTCTGGCCTTCGCCGGGCTCGTCGCAGCGGCGTTGATCGGTGGCGCGCCGGCATCGCCTCCGGCGTCGGCCGGGCTTCCCGCCCGCGTGCGAGCGCACGCGCTCATCACCGCGGCGGCAGGCATGGCGGCCATGCTGGCGTTGGTCGTGGTGGCCGGGCCGTGGGTCAGCCGCCAGGTTGCGGCAATTCCGGCAGACCCCCGGCGGTACGTGGAACCACCGCGCGTGGACAACCTGGACGAGGGCCCGCTGAACCGGATCTCGGGCTGGGCGCTCACCCCGGACCAGCCCCTGCTGGAATTCCGGCCGGCCCCGGCGTCAGGCAGCTCTCCCAGCAGGCCAGCGGTCGGCAGCCCTTCCGATCGGACTGCTGGCGGCGGCCTTTCCGACCCGACGTCTGCTGGCGACCTTTCTGAACGGCTGGCTGCCGACAGTGCGCAGTCCGACGGTGAGCAGGTTCGGCTGCGGCTTGCCGTCCTGCCCGACTACGACGGGGTGACCTGGCGGGTCGGCGGGCTCTACCGCAATGCCGGGCGGGTGCTGCCGGACCAACCGGCGCTGCCCGGCGCGACCTTCACCGACGCCGGGCAGGAGATCACCGTGACCGGGTTGACCGGCCGCCTGCTACCGGCGATCCCCGCGCCGGTGACGGTTTCCGGGGCGCGGGTGGCCTACGACGCCGGGACTGGCACGCTGATCCGGCCCGAAGGGCTCACCTCCGGGCTGCGTTACACAGCCACCTCGCGGGTGCAGACGCCCGACCTCAACCTGCTGCCGATCGCGGAGGCGCCGTCCGGCGATGCGGTCGCTCGCTATCTCACCGTCGGCGCCGGGGTGCCGGCCCCGATCCAGCGACTCGCCGAGCACCTGGCGGACGGCAACGGCGGCGCCTACGACCGGGCGGTCGCGATCGAGGAGTTCATCGCCGAGCACTACCGGGCGGTGGCCGACGCACCCAGCGGGCACGCCTACCCGAATCTGACCCATTTCCTCTTCGGACGCGCCGAGCAGGGCGGCCGAGCGGGCACCTCGGAGCAGTTCGCCGCCGCGTACGCCCTGCTTGCCCGCCTGACCGGCCTGCCCAGCCGCATCGTCGTCGGCTTCGCCGCGCCAGCCGCGGGCGGCGCTGTCACCGGCGGTGACGCGCTCGCCTGGCCGGAAGTGTTGTTCGACGGGCTCGGCTGGGTCGCGTTCGATCCGATGCCGAAGAGCGACGAAGCCCGCCCGGTTGAGGAGGACTTCGCCCTGCAGCCCACCACTCCGCCGCCGACCCCGTCGGACCCGCCCACCGCGAGCGAGACACCTTCAGCCGAGGGTTCCTCGACGCCGGTTGCACTGCCTGCCGGCAAGGGTTCGCCCGCGCTGGCGGTGGCCGGGGGAGCAGGCGGATCCGCGCTGGTGGTGGCGGTGACAGGTGCACTGGCGGTGGTGCGGATGCGGCAGATCCGACGGCGTCGCCGGCTGTTCACCGGGGATCCCGGCGACCGAATCACCGGGGCGTGGCTGGAACTCACCGACGCACTACGCCTGGCCGGTCGCCCTCTGCCCGCTCACCTGTCAGCGACCGAGGCCGCGGAGTTCGCCGCCGCGCTGCCATCGCCCGCGCATCGCGGCGCCCTGCTCCGCCGCGCCGCTCCGCTTTGGCTCCGGAACGCCGGCAGATCAGCGACCGCAGACCCGCCGGCGGCCAACAGCGAGGGCGAGCCGGCGGGCCAGGGCGGAAGTGAGCCGGTGGGCCATGGCGAGGGCGTGCCGGTTGCCGGCGCTGGGGTGTTGACGGTGACCGAGGACCGCGAGTTCGAAGAGGTCCGCGAGCCGCTGCCGCCGTTGGACGGGCTTGTTGCGGCGGTCAATGTGGCTGGGTTTGCGCCCGGTCGGGCAGACCCCGCTCAGGTGGACGGCGCGACCACGGAGGTGCTTGCCTTTTGTGCGGCGTTGCGCCGGCGGCGTCCGTGGTGGGCGCGACTGTGGTGGAGCGTTCGGCCCGGTCCGTTGCGCTGGCACCGGTAG